From a region of the Ammospiza nelsoni isolate bAmmNel1 chromosome 24, bAmmNel1.pri, whole genome shotgun sequence genome:
- the HSPB2 gene encoding heat shock protein beta-2: protein MATRSVPHAYPMSSEYEFANPSKIYDQNFGEGVSPSEILAPALYHGYYIRPRINKQLERGTSEVCLNQHKFQVFLDVCQFLPDELSVRTVDNLLEVAGQHPQRADRHGFVAREFTRTYILPLDVDPLLVRASLSHDGILSIVAPRTGREVKARVNEVEITRQEQPLGKEERAEEGKEKDKS from the exons ATGGCCACCCGCTCCGTGCCCCACGCCTACCCCATGAGCTCTGAGTATGAATTTGCCAACCCCAGCAAGATCTATGACCAGAACTTTGGAGAAG GTGTTTCCCCTTCGGAGATTTTAGCCCCTGCCCTGTACCACGGCTACTACATCCGGCCCCGCATCAAcaagcagctggagaggggcacCTCGGAGGTGTGCCTGAACCAGCACAAGTTCCAGGTGTTCCTGGACGTCTGCCAGTTCCTGCCCGACGAGCTGAGCGTCCGCACCGTGGACAACCTGCTGGAGGTGGCGGGGCAGCACCCGCAGAGGGCCGACCGCCACGGCTTCGTCGCCAGGGAGTTCACCAGGACCTACATCCTGCCCCTGGACGTGGACCCGCTGCTGGTCAGGGCCAGCCTGTCCCATGATGGCATCCTGAGCATCGTGGCTCCCCGCACGGGCAGGGAGGTGAAGGCCAGGGTCAACGAGGTGGAGATAACccggcaggagcagcccctggggaagGAGGAACGGGCcgaggagggaaaggagaaggacaAGTCCTAA